The DNA sequence TCATAGTTCATCATTTTATTAAATGACTTAGGCGTCATTCCAACCGACTTCAACATTGCAAATTCCCGTTTACGTAAAGAGATACTCGTGGAAATAGTATTAAAAATATTAGCAATTGAAATAACTGTAATCAACACGATAAAACCATATATAAACACAGACATCAGTAAAACTAACTGTTCACTTTGCTGACGAGATTGATACACATTGTAAATATATAAGTTCTCGTCAATGTCCTCGATTTCTTCCTGTGTTTTTAATGGGTCTGAGCTATTCAAATAGATGTAGTCCCGAGAGATAGCCCTGCCTTCAAGATCTATGAGATTCTGGAATACTGCTTCTGAGACAAAGACTTTTATCTCTGATATGCCACCGCCAGTTGTAACTCCCATAGGTAGCTGATCCGTTAGTGCCTCAATCGTCAATGTACTTACGAAATCTTTCTTGTCATTTTCCCAATCATCAAAATATATATCTAATTGCTCTCCTTCAGATGTATGAATAGAATGAAACTCAACAAACCTTCCTGCCTGAACATCCTCATATACACCTCTATCTACAACGATGGCCGAAAATGTTTTCTCGTCCAATAAAGGCGACACATTCATTCCAATTTCCTGCGCATATGTCTTTAAACTTTCATCATCCAATGCATGAATTTCTGTAAAATATGGATAGTGGCCATCCTCTAATATACTAGGGTCATCTTCTACTATTTCCTTTAATCTTTCAGAGATATCCCCTTCTTCTACCATCGCATAAAAGGAATATGTCTCTTGCATCATAGAAAAACTAGTAACATCTTCTAAACTAGTAATCGCCTCCACCGACAGTTCATTGAATTCCATATTACCTGAAGTCGTCAATTGTATATCATAATTAATTTGTTGTTGTGATAGCTCAATGGACTTTTCTAGTGAGTACGTAAAGAACGAGACGACTAGAAATAAAATAATACTAACAGTCAGCGAGAAAACAGTGACTTTGTATTTCCGCTTATTTCTTTTTATGTTTTTCAAGCCTATTTCCGCTTCCATTCCAAATAATTTACGTATGAGTGTAGACGTCTTTACCGCTTTACCTGTTAGCTTTACATCTGTCGTTTGACGAATTGCATCAATGGCTGATATTTTTGATGCTTTTCTCGCTGGTAGATAAGTGGAAATAAATATCGTTAAGGTAGAGACTAAAACTGCTGTCAAAACAGACATCGGTGTCACAACAACAATTAATTTCTCAGTAACATTTAATGCACCTTGCAGCAACCTATTAATAAACCAAAATGTTACACCCATTCCGACTAGCCCAGAAATAATACCTAGTGGAATACTGACTAAACCAATCATGGCACCTTCAAAGAAAACTGAGTTTCTCTTTTGGCTTTTCGTTGCTCCAACACTCGATAGCATTCCTAAATGTCTCGCGCGCTCGGATACCGAAATAGCAAAAGCATTGTATATTAAAGCAACAGAACCAACAATGATTACTGTCATAATAATGGCAGCCAAAGAGTACATCGTGACTTGTAAATTATCGTTATCTGTTATTCCATGATAGCGAAGTAATTCATGATTAAAACTAAGATTATCCGATCCGAGATGAATTTGTTTTGCTAATTCTTCTGCATGAAAAAACAAGGAATTCTGCACATCATTCAGTATTACAGAGGCAGTAGTAGGATGGTTATCTGAAATTAACGACACATCTGTATACGTTACTGCTGTGTAACCCGGAGACCATGAATATTCCCAATTC is a window from the Evansella cellulosilytica DSM 2522 genome containing:
- a CDS encoding FtsX-like permease family protein; this translates as MNIMHKLTLRHLKENKRRTLVTIIGTIISVAMVTAVATLAISFLDLMQRQLIADKGEWHVSYFHVSAEQAETIENDPSTELLILSGDRGYSYLEGAHNQYKPYIFIKEYNENAFEKVPISLREGRFPEEPDEIVLSSEILENTDVAYRIGDTISFEVGNRVLQNTEAHLESFIDQQYSLEILDGEVTESIENTKTETYEIVGIIDRPNWEYSWSPGYTAVTYTDVSLISDNHPTTASVILNDVQNSLFFHAEELAKQIHLGSDNLSFNHELLRYHGITDNDNLQVTMYSLAAIIMTVIIVGSVALIYNAFAISVSERARHLGMLSSVGATKSQKRNSVFFEGAMIGLVSIPLGIISGLVGMGVTFWFINRLLQGALNVTEKLIVVVTPMSVLTAVLVSTLTIFISTYLPARKASKISAIDAIRQTTDVKLTGKAVKTSTLIRKLFGMEAEIGLKNIKRNKRKYKVTVFSLTVSIILFLVVSFFTYSLEKSIELSQQQINYDIQLTTSGNMEFNELSVEAITSLEDVTSFSMMQETYSFYAMVEEGDISERLKEIVEDDPSILEDGHYPYFTEIHALDDESLKTYAQEIGMNVSPLLDEKTFSAIVVDRGVYEDVQAGRFVEFHSIHTSEGEQLDIYFDDWENDKKDFVSTLTIEALTDQLPMGVTTGGGISEIKVFVSEAVFQNLIDLEGRAISRDYIYLNSSDPLKTQEEIEDIDENLYIYNVYQSRQQSEQLVLLMSVFIYGFIVLITVISIANIFNTISTSISLRKREFAMLKSVGMTPKSFNKMMNYESIFYGIKSLLYGIPISIGIMYLLYKAMMNTFEYRFEVPWMSILVVVIAVFVIVGSAMLYSISKVKKENIIEALKQENI